A stretch of Apis cerana isolate GH-2021 linkage group LG1, AcerK_1.0, whole genome shotgun sequence DNA encodes these proteins:
- the LOC107992793 gene encoding rabankyrin-5 isoform X4 encodes MPGSLLYKLLQTKSKYPLHAAVRIMREDVVFLYLVENNSGLTKAVNALDHKGETPLEVALKSRQPSLARTLVEHGADLSTKDLRGFSLLQAAIFKGDSYAAEFIIEQLENNKNIKELCEVIKLTANVRDIKNPEELEGCTALHLITKHNSKDMLTVASRLLQAGIDPNLQNHRGWTALHSCIQERNELLFDILLECQSIDLDRTTNEDDTSLCIAMKTTDPFNELFAKKLLSKGATPNPLYKNTGDTLLHILIREYKEEAALFLIDYCKDNLMQKNKEGYSVLHEACKVGSKNLTRALLKTGFPVDEVTLSTGDAPIHIAVLNLYFDIVIELLDTPNSNSQLNLKNNANETPLSLAIKAPFKKGKDIVLALIKAGANINQCNKEGLTLLHQAILKEDSATAIFLLENGADMNIRTANGETPLQLSVHCRLGEVVESLCKRGADTSIGCPLWDALDSDQEDVASILVKYGADTDCWSSGPDNCQQTLLHRAIDHNKEDIAQFLIRSGCDLNAPRRPGPDGTGGDEGRDECTPLHLCCQWGLEQVIQTLIEHDADVNARDVEGKTPIHVAIQNQHSQIISLLLYHPNIDLNIRDKKGLTPFATALTFRNNKAAQAILERLPKAAEQCDNKGRNFLHTAIQKNDMESILFLMSIQVDVNSRVHDVTQTPPLHLAAVSGNEMLVRSLILAGARVNDTDANRNTALHTAAKAGHASIISALLQNNINFDAINADGDNALHVAVREGHVSVVRTLLTECTLDAEAVNLKGRNPLHELARCGKDNAATICELFLECMSQYPVNNADLDGNTPLLIAYMKGNGQLCRTLVKAGACLGSMNKEGITIFNYQVATKQLLYRLLDSLTQEAPWADKDLCLECGTKFSLTMRKHHCRHCGRILCNKCSDQDVPIVKFGLNKPVRVCAVCFDVLQLGAE; translated from the exons ATGCCTGGCTCTttgctatataaattattacaaactaAAAGTAAATATCCTTTACATGCTGCTGTTCGAATAATGAGGGAAGATgtcgtttttttatatttagtagaaaataattcaggg ttaaCAAAAGCTGTTAATGCTTTGGATCATAAAGGAGAAACGCCTTTAGAAGTTGCTTTAAAATCTCGTCAACCATCGTTGGCGCGTACTTTGGTTGAACATGGAGCTGACTTAAGTACAAAAGATTTGAGAGGTTTTTCTTTACTTCAAGCTGCTATTTTTAAAGGAGATTCTTATGCGGCTGAATTCATAATAGAGCagttggaaaataataaaaatataaaagaattatgcgAAGTTATAAAACTTACTGCAAATGTGCGGGATATAAAAAATCCTGAAGAACTCGAAGGATGTACTGCTTTACATTTGATAACAAAACATAATTCAAAAGATATGTTAACAGTTGCATCTCGATTACTTCAAGCTGGTATCGATCctaatttacaaaatcataGAGGATg gaCTGCTTTACACAGTTGTATTCAAGAGAGAAATGAATtactttttgatatattattagaatgtcAAAGTATAGACTTGGATAGAACTACTAATGAAGATGATACTTCATTGTGTATTGCAATGAAAACAACAGATCCATTCAATGAACTTTTTGCTAAGAAACTTTTAAGTAAAGGTGCAACTCCAAatcctttatataaaaatactggaGACACTTtactacatattttaataagagaatataaagaagaagcagcattatttttaattgattactgtaaagataatttgatgcaaaaaaataaagaaggatATTCAGTTTTACATGAAGCTTGTAAAGTTGGgtcaaaaaatttaacgcgAGCTTTATTAAAAACTGGTTTTCCAGTTGATGAAGTTACATTGTCTACAGGTGATGCGCCAATACATATTGccgttttgaatttatattttgatattgtaatagaattattagataCACCTAATTCAAATtcccaattaaatttaaaaaataacgcaAATGAAACACCTTTGAGTTTGGCTATTAAAGCTCCATTTAAAAAAGGCAAAGATATAGTTTTAGCGTTAATAAAAGCTGGAGCGAATATCAATCAATGTAATAAAGAAGGTTTAACATTGTTACATCAAGcaatattaaaagaagattCGGCAACAgcgatttttttattggaaaatggTGCAGATATGAATATTAG gaCTGCAAATGGGGAAACTCCACTACAACTTTCTGTACATTGTAGACTTGGTGAAGTTGTAGAATCTCTTTGTAAAAGGGGTGCAGATACTTCTATAGGATGTCCATTATGGGATGCATTAGATTCAGATCAAGAAGATGTAGCATCTATTTTAGTTAAATATGGAGCAGATACTGATTGTTGGAGTTCTGGTCCAGATAATTGTCAACAAACATTATTACACAGAGCAATTGATCATAACAAAGAAGATATTGCACAATTCCTTATAAGgag CGGTTGTGATTTAAATGCACCTAGAAGACCTGGTCCAGATGGTACTGGAGGTGATGAAGGAAGGGATGAATGTACTCCTTTACATTTATGTTGTCAATGGGGTTTAGAACAAGTGATACAAACACTTATTGAACATGATGCTGATGTAAATGCTCGAGATGTTGAAGGAAAAACTCCAATTCACGTAGCCATACAAAATCAACATTcgcaaattatttctttattactttatcatcctaatatagatttaaatataagagataaaaaaggTTTAACACCATTTGCAACAGCTTTAACATTTCGGAACAACAAAGCAGCTCAAGCAATATTGGAACGGCTTCCCAAAGCTGCTGAACAATGTGATAATAAAGGCAGAAACTTTTTACATACTGCTATTCAAAAGAATGATATGGAAAGCATATTATTCTTGATGTCTATACAG GTAGATGTAAATTCCAGAGTTCATGATGTTACACAAACTCCACCTTTACATCTTGCTGCAGTTTCTGGAAATGAAATGTTAGTAAGAAGTTTAATATTGGCTGGTGCCCGTGTTAATGATACAGATGCAAATAGAAATACTGCATTACATACTGCTGCAAAAGCAGGTCATGCATCAATTATATCTGCTTTATTACag aacaatattaattttgatgctATAAATGCAGATGGTGATAATGCATTGCATGTAGCTGTAAGAGAAGGTCATGTATCAGTAGTAAGAACACTTTTGACTGAATGTACATTGGATGCAGAGGCTGTAAATCTTAAAGGAAGAAATCCCTTACATGAATTAGCTAGATGTGGAAAAGATAATGCTGCAACTATATGTGAACTTTTTTTAGAATGTATGTCACAATATCCAGTAAATAATGCAG ATTTAGATGGCAATACTCCATTACTAATAGCTTATATGAAAGGAAATGGTCAACTTTGTCGTACTTTGGTAAAGGCTGGTGCATGTTTAGGTTCTATGAATAAAGAAggtattacaattttcaattatcaagtAGCaacgaaacaattattatacagaTTATTAGATTCCTTGACACAAGAAGCACCATGGGCTGATAAAGATCTTTGTTTAGAATGTGGtacaaaattttctctcaCAATGCGAAAACATCACTg CCGTCATTGTGGTCGAATTTTGTGCAATAAATGTTCTGATCAAGATGTTCCAATCGTAAAATTTGGATTAAATAAACCTGTTCGTGTTTGTGCAGTATGTTTTGATGTATTGCAATTAGGTgctgaatga